The proteins below are encoded in one region of Halalkalicoccus jeotgali B3:
- a CDS encoding DUF5789 family protein codes for MSDDDSREQGVEFGEFEETMEGLDYPIEHDELLDEHGDDELELSGEPTTLAEVLDPVQDDAQTYESEEDLETMIMNMVGDDAVGREGYSDRGGSAESEAVDEERDDQESF; via the coding sequence ATGAGCGACGACGATTCCAGAGAGCAGGGTGTCGAGTTCGGCGAGTTCGAGGAGACGATGGAGGGCCTCGACTACCCGATCGAACACGACGAGTTGCTCGACGAACACGGCGACGACGAACTCGAACTCTCGGGCGAGCCGACGACGCTTGCGGAGGTCCTCGACCCCGTCCAGGACGACGCCCAGACCTACGAGAGCGAGGAGGACTTAGAGACGATGATCATGAACATGGTCGGGGACGACGCGGTCGGCCGCGAGGGATACTCGGATCGCGGCGGGTCGGCGGAATCCGAAGCGGTCGACGAGGAGCGCGACGACCAGGAGTCCTTCTAA
- a CDS encoding creatininase family protein has protein sequence MHLSDATWTDADSVDTDLALLPVGSTEQHGPHAPLGTDVETATAVAEAASEAYDGEVVVAPAIPVGIAEEHRHFSGTLWVSPDTFRSYVRETVASLAYHGWDRVVVVNGHGGNVPALGEVCATICRHDAANAVPYTWFEGVGDQRHDMGHGGPLETALLRWVEPDLIREDRIDEAREGAAERWGEWVSRVNLAVDSAEFTENGVVGDPEEGSKERGEELLALASAALVELLAAIEGRDLTGPERR, from the coding sequence ATGCACCTCTCGGACGCCACCTGGACTGACGCGGACAGTGTCGACACCGACCTCGCCCTGCTGCCCGTCGGCAGCACCGAACAGCACGGCCCACACGCCCCGCTTGGGACCGACGTCGAGACCGCAACGGCGGTCGCAGAGGCCGCAAGCGAGGCCTACGACGGCGAGGTAGTCGTCGCGCCAGCGATCCCCGTCGGCATCGCCGAGGAACACCGTCATTTCTCGGGAACGCTGTGGGTCAGTCCCGACACCTTTCGGTCCTACGTCCGCGAGACGGTCGCTAGCCTCGCGTACCACGGCTGGGACCGGGTGGTCGTCGTCAACGGCCACGGCGGGAACGTCCCCGCACTGGGTGAGGTCTGTGCGACGATCTGCCGGCACGACGCCGCCAACGCCGTACCCTATACGTGGTTCGAGGGTGTCGGCGACCAGCGACACGATATGGGCCACGGCGGTCCGCTCGAAACCGCGCTGTTGCGGTGGGTCGAGCCCGATCTGATTCGAGAGGACCGAATCGACGAGGCCAGAGAGGGAGCCGCCGAACGCTGGGGCGAGTGGGTTTCGAGAGTGAACCTCGCGGTCGATTCGGCGGAGTTCACCGAAAACGGCGTCGTCGGCGATCCCGAGGAGGGATCGAAAGAGCGGGGCGAGGAACTGCTCGCGCTTGCAAGCGCGGCGCTAGTCGAGCTCCTAGCAGCGATCGAGGGGCGCGATCTCACGGGGCCCGAGCGGCGCTGA
- a CDS encoding DUF5790 family protein, translating to MSQSTLDEEDLLGEAASEIRADVEENMAAARSELPSAEAIWAVDSENTLGVLNSLKSALDTGDAAESLRDARKWFMVGERADAFEDPDALEAELDEVAALIETVEEAQERVGELASTVPELRSDLEEANVGGADGDAETETEDADETEE from the coding sequence ATGAGCCAGTCGACACTGGACGAGGAGGACCTGCTCGGCGAGGCCGCAAGCGAGATCCGCGCCGACGTCGAGGAGAACATGGCCGCCGCGAGAAGCGAACTGCCGAGCGCCGAGGCGATCTGGGCGGTCGATTCAGAGAACACGCTCGGGGTGCTCAACTCGCTGAAATCGGCCCTCGACACGGGCGATGCGGCCGAGAGCCTGCGTGATGCGCGCAAGTGGTTCATGGTCGGCGAGCGCGCCGACGCATTCGAGGACCCCGACGCGCTCGAAGCGGAACTCGACGAGGTGGCGGCGCTCATCGAAACCGTCGAGGAGGCCCAAGAACGGGTCGGCGAACTGGCGAGCACCGTCCCCGAACTGCGCAGCGATTTGGAGGAGGCGAACGTCGGCGGGGCCGACGGAGACGCCGAGACCGAAACCGAGGATGCGGACGAAACCGAGGAGTAG
- a CDS encoding dihydroneopterin aldolase family protein: MPTDAETACFEAGIKFGTLYHQFTGTPVDHDSAPGLEHAMEEAIENQPYCTNASVTIREDRLDEAIDPAVGYTELQGPLLDAGITVEYEGITVHTRMELEEGYPRMRVESVERE, translated from the coding sequence ATGCCAACCGACGCCGAAACCGCCTGCTTCGAGGCCGGCATCAAGTTCGGTACGCTCTATCACCAGTTCACCGGCACGCCGGTCGACCACGACAGCGCACCCGGCTTGGAGCACGCGATGGAGGAGGCCATCGAGAACCAACCGTACTGTACGAACGCTTCGGTAACGATACGCGAGGACCGCCTCGACGAGGCGATCGACCCTGCGGTCGGCTACACCGAACTCCAGGGACCGCTGCTGGACGCCGGGATCACCGTCGAGTACGAGGGAATTACGGTCCACACCAGAATGGAACTCGAAGAGGGATATCCCCGGATGCGCGTCGAGAGCGTCGAACGGGAGTAA
- a CDS encoding translation initiation factor IF-2 subunit beta, translating to MDYSASLDRAMDEVPDIKGSSERLSIPDAQAQKDGAFTRLTNLGEIADQLNREAEHLHRFIQRELGTSGKFEDGRGRYNGNFSGSDLDAAISSYVEEYVRCSECGLPDTRLVREDRTPMLRCDACGAFRPVTKRTQSTQTQQRDAVEEGQTYEVKITGTGRKGDGVAERGKYTIFVPGAGEGDVVTIYIENISGNLAFARVSQ from the coding sequence ATGGACTACAGCGCGAGCCTCGACAGGGCGATGGACGAGGTACCCGACATCAAAGGCAGCAGCGAACGCCTCTCTATTCCCGACGCGCAGGCCCAGAAGGACGGTGCCTTCACCCGCCTGACGAACCTCGGCGAGATCGCAGACCAACTGAACCGGGAGGCCGAACACCTCCACCGGTTCATCCAGCGCGAACTGGGTACCAGCGGCAAGTTCGAGGACGGTCGCGGGCGGTACAACGGCAATTTCAGTGGGTCGGACCTCGACGCCGCGATCTCGAGTTACGTCGAGGAGTACGTCCGCTGTTCGGAGTGTGGGCTGCCCGACACCCGCCTCGTGCGCGAGGACCGCACCCCGATGCTGCGGTGTGACGCCTGTGGGGCCTTCCGCCCGGTCACGAAACGCACCCAGAGCACACAGACCCAACAGCGCGACGCCGTCGAAGAGGGCCAGACCTACGAGGTCAAAATCACCGGCACCGGACGCAAGGGCGATGGCGTCGCCGAACGCGGCAAGTACACCATCTTCGTTCCCGGCGCCGGCGAGGGCGACGTCGTGACGATCTACATCGAGAACATCAGCGGCAACCTCGCGTTCGCGCGCGTCTCCCAGTAG
- the azf gene encoding NAD-dependent glucose-6-phosphate dehydrogenase Azf, producing MDAPVLLTGSEGRVGRAILDRLAAEYDWRLLDREPPAEERPGEFVIADITDYDEVREAMEGVGAVIHLAGDPRPEAPWDSVLRNNIDGTHTVMEAAVDAGVEKFAFASSNHAVGAYETEARTPEIYRPDDEFLLDGTELPRPGNRYGVSKATGETLGRFFHDEHDLSVVCVRVGNLTEGHPPEDYERGQAMWLSHRDCAHLFECCLEAEYDYEIVYGISDNDRKYYSIERAREALGYDPQDNSAEHDD from the coding sequence ATGGACGCTCCCGTCTTGTTGACCGGCTCGGAGGGGCGGGTCGGGCGTGCGATCCTCGACCGACTCGCCGCCGAGTACGACTGGCGCCTGCTCGATCGCGAACCGCCGGCCGAGGAGCGTCCGGGCGAGTTCGTCATCGCGGACATCACCGACTACGACGAGGTCCGCGAGGCCATGGAGGGCGTCGGCGCGGTGATCCACCTGGCGGGCGACCCGCGACCCGAGGCGCCGTGGGATAGCGTCCTGCGGAACAACATCGACGGCACTCACACCGTAATGGAGGCCGCAGTCGACGCCGGCGTCGAAAAGTTCGCCTTCGCCTCCTCGAACCACGCCGTCGGAGCCTACGAGACCGAGGCGCGCACCCCCGAGATCTATCGGCCGGACGACGAGTTCCTGCTCGACGGGACCGAACTGCCCCGACCCGGCAACCGCTATGGCGTCTCGAAGGCGACCGGCGAGACGCTGGGGCGATTTTTCCACGACGAACACGACCTGAGCGTCGTCTGCGTGCGGGTCGGCAACCTCACCGAGGGCCACCCGCCTGAGGACTACGAGCGCGGGCAGGCGATGTGGCTGTCCCACCGGGACTGTGCACACCTCTTCGAGTGCTGTCTCGAGGCCGAGTACGACTACGAGATCGTCTACGGGATCAGCGACAACGACCGCAAGTACTACTCCATCGAGCGCGCCCGCGAAGCGCTTGGCTACGATCCGCAGGACAACTCCGCCGAGCACGACGACTGA
- a CDS encoding DUF309 domain-containing protein — protein MTGRDTPPIGESRDGLERSLRAGIAVYNAGHYHAAHDAWEAIWLDLPDGEDERLLHGLIQYTAAIHHARARNWAGATGLGGSAREYLDGLSETHRGVDLGPVRRALANLGADPEWIERARPPRLTHRGEALSGADLDAEECLLAAMPLASGRGEDVAAVERACEYAREAIETGTSNPFLALCTDYVRRPTHRDLVYGRLTDHAARRRSRERDVAGLFDPDG, from the coding sequence ATGACCGGACGGGACACGCCCCCGATCGGGGAATCGAGGGACGGGCTAGAGCGTTCGCTGCGGGCGGGTATCGCCGTCTACAACGCCGGACACTACCACGCCGCCCACGACGCGTGGGAAGCGATCTGGCTCGATCTGCCCGATGGCGAGGACGAACGTCTGCTCCACGGGTTGATCCAGTACACTGCCGCGATCCATCACGCTCGAGCGCGCAACTGGGCGGGCGCGACCGGGCTCGGGGGGAGCGCCCGCGAGTATCTCGACGGGCTCTCGGAGACCCATCGTGGCGTCGATCTGGGCCCCGTCCGGCGGGCGCTCGCCAACCTCGGGGCCGACCCCGAGTGGATCGAGCGCGCCCGCCCGCCGCGTCTCACCCATCGCGGCGAGGCGCTCTCGGGGGCGGACCTCGACGCCGAGGAGTGCCTGCTCGCCGCAATGCCGTTGGCGTCGGGCCGGGGTGAGGACGTCGCCGCCGTCGAGCGGGCCTGCGAGTACGCTCGGGAGGCGATCGAGACCGGCACGTCGAACCCGTTTCTCGCGCTCTGTACCGATTACGTGCGCCGACCGACCCATCGGGACCTCGTCTACGGGCGACTGACAGACCACGCCGCTCGGCGGCGCTCGCGCGAGCGCGACGTCGCGGGGCTGTTCGACCCCGACGGGTAG
- a CDS encoding DUF1328 family protein produces the protein MLELAILFFVLAIVAGALGAGGIAGLSMTIAKWLVIAFLVLAVVSFLL, from the coding sequence ATGCTTGAGCTCGCGATCCTGTTTTTCGTCCTCGCGATCGTAGCCGGGGCTCTCGGTGCCGGTGGAATCGCGGGGCTCTCGATGACGATCGCAAAGTGGCTCGTGATCGCGTTTCTGGTGCTGGCGGTCGTCTCGTTCCTCTTGTGA